A region of Lacinutrix sp. Hel_I_90 DNA encodes the following proteins:
- a CDS encoding DEAD/DEAH box helicase has protein sequence MSTFKDLGIHKNYVKSLHELGIKTPTAIQQQAIPILINAKTDFIGLAQTGTGKTAAYGLPVLHKVDPNKKAVQGLIIAPTRELVQQIKKQLFKFTKYNDKKIFIEGVYGGEKIDMQIANLRRVTHIIVATPGRLVDLLDKNIIDLNHINTVVLDEADEMLSMGFKKDLTTILSATNKSARKTWLFSATMPEDLKVIVKRYISKDAASIEIDRESIVNANISHHFVQTTIGNKPETLIKLLEDREEARGIIFCRTKAGTQALKQQLQKEGFNVDALEGDMTQKERDKVMRAFKNTNLQILISTDVSARGIDVNNLGFVMHHQLPEHLEYYTHRSGRTARAGKKGESIALVLPNELQRVNDIEKALGIKIKELTV, from the coding sequence ATGTCAACTTTCAAAGATTTAGGAATCCACAAAAACTACGTTAAGTCCTTACACGAATTAGGCATTAAAACACCTACTGCCATTCAGCAGCAAGCCATTCCTATCTTAATTAATGCAAAAACCGATTTTATAGGTTTAGCACAAACAGGCACTGGAAAAACGGCGGCTTATGGTTTGCCCGTGTTACACAAGGTCGACCCTAATAAAAAAGCGGTACAAGGCTTAATTATAGCACCTACGCGCGAGTTAGTGCAGCAAATAAAAAAGCAGCTTTTTAAATTCACCAAATACAACGATAAAAAGATTTTTATTGAAGGGGTTTATGGGGGTGAGAAAATAGACATGCAGATTGCAAATTTACGTCGTGTGACGCATATAATTGTGGCAACACCTGGGCGTTTAGTAGATTTGCTGGATAAAAATATAATCGATTTAAATCACATTAACACTGTGGTTTTAGATGAAGCGGACGAAATGCTTAGTATGGGATTCAAAAAAGATTTAACGACTATTTTGAGCGCCACTAATAAAAGCGCACGTAAGACCTGGCTATTTTCGGCGACCATGCCAGAAGATTTAAAAGTTATTGTAAAACGTTATATCTCTAAAGACGCCGCTAGTATTGAAATTGATAGAGAAAGTATTGTAAATGCTAATATCTCCCACCACTTTGTGCAAACAACAATAGGTAACAAGCCAGAGACTTTAATTAAGCTTTTAGAGGATAGAGAAGAAGCGCGTGGTATTATTTTTTGCAGAACGAAAGCAGGAACACAAGCTTTAAAGCAGCAGTTACAAAAAGAAGGCTTTAATGTCGATGCGCTGGAAGGTGATATGACACAGAAAGAACGCGATAAAGTGATGCGCGCTTTTAAGAATACCAATCTTCAGATTTTAATTTCTACAGATGTCTCTGCCCGTGGTATTGATGTTAATAATCTTGGTTTTGTTATGCACCATCAATTACCAGAACATTTAGAATATTACACACACAGAAGCGGTAGAACGGCAAGAGCGGGTAAAAAAGGAGAATCTATTGCTTTGGTATTACCAAACGAGTTACAACGCGTTAATGACATAGAGAAAGCTTTAGGCATTAAAATCAAAGAATTAACGGTATAA
- a CDS encoding HPF/RaiA family ribosome-associated protein, which produces MTVNYEYDGVTASPELEDYVNKKLEKLFSKYEFVIRADVFFKTENTNDRDGKMKTSIRLSAPGPRLFAETATDSFHKSATETVNSLLKQLDKRKGSMQTY; this is translated from the coding sequence ATGACAGTGAATTATGAATATGATGGCGTAACAGCAAGCCCAGAATTAGAGGATTATGTAAACAAAAAACTAGAAAAATTATTTAGTAAATATGAATTTGTAATCCGTGCTGATGTTTTTTTTAAAACGGAAAACACCAATGATAGAGATGGAAAAATGAAAACCTCCATCCGTTTAAGTGCTCCAGGACCACGATTATTTGCAGAAACCGCTACGGATTCGTTTCATAAAAGTGCAACAGAAACAGTAAACTCCTTATTGAAGCAATTAGACAAACGAAAAGGGTCTATGCAGACGTATTAA
- a CDS encoding class I SAM-dependent rRNA methyltransferase codes for MTLFSESITSNYTPKRLAVKLNSKGEQVVLQGHPWVFSNNITKINEEAKTGDLAIIFGKNKNKVIGLGLYDANSPIQIKMLYSGSVAVTINADFFQNRIQEAFAKRETLLKTNTTSYRLLFGENDGFPGLIADVYANVLVVKLYSEIWMPYLEPILNSLQAVSQVETIVIRLSRGLEQSKLHKLTNGEVVYGVLENEVVHFVEHDVHFSANVIKGHKTGYFLDHRHNRKQVGEWSTGKTVLDVFSYAGGFSVHALANGAKEVTSLDISKQALQIAYQNGKLNTYSGTHKTIADDAFAAMKRMIANKETFDVVVIDPPSFAKQQSEIDLAKKKYAQLADLGIKLTAKNGLLVLASCSSRVLAQTFFDINAQVLRESKRFSETILKTYHDSDHPIGFTEGAYLKCGYYRFIG; via the coding sequence ATGACTTTATTTTCTGAAAGTATTACTTCAAATTACACTCCTAAACGGCTGGCAGTCAAGTTAAATTCTAAAGGAGAGCAGGTGGTGTTACAAGGGCATCCTTGGGTGTTTTCAAATAATATCACGAAAATAAATGAAGAGGCGAAAACGGGTGATCTAGCAATCATTTTTGGAAAAAATAAAAATAAAGTCATTGGTCTTGGGTTGTATGATGCCAACTCACCGATACAAATTAAAATGCTGTATAGCGGAAGTGTTGCTGTAACCATTAATGCTGACTTTTTCCAGAATAGAATTCAAGAGGCTTTTGCTAAGCGGGAAACATTACTAAAAACAAATACGACCAGTTACCGATTACTATTTGGGGAAAATGATGGTTTTCCGGGGTTGATAGCAGATGTTTATGCAAACGTTCTGGTGGTTAAACTATATTCTGAAATATGGATGCCTTATTTAGAACCCATCCTTAACAGCTTACAAGCCGTATCTCAAGTGGAAACTATTGTGATACGCCTGAGCCGTGGCTTAGAACAGTCGAAATTACACAAACTAACTAATGGCGAAGTGGTTTATGGCGTTTTAGAAAATGAAGTGGTACACTTTGTTGAGCATGACGTGCATTTTTCGGCTAATGTTATTAAAGGCCATAAAACAGGCTACTTTTTAGACCACAGGCACAACAGAAAGCAAGTAGGCGAGTGGAGTACCGGCAAAACCGTTTTAGATGTGTTTTCGTATGCCGGCGGATTTTCAGTTCATGCTTTAGCCAATGGGGCGAAAGAAGTAACAAGTTTAGATATTAGCAAGCAAGCGCTTCAAATCGCTTATCAAAACGGCAAACTAAATACGTATTCTGGTACTCACAAAACCATTGCAGACGATGCCTTTGCAGCGATGAAACGTATGATTGCTAATAAAGAAACTTTTGATGTGGTGGTTATTGATCCGCCGAGTTTTGCTAAACAACAGTCGGAAATCGATTTGGCTAAAAAGAAGTATGCACAACTCGCCGATTTAGGCATTAAATTAACCGCTAAAAATGGCTTATTGGTTTTAGCCTCTTGTTCTTCACGCGTTTTAGCACAAACCTTTTTTGATATTAACGCGCAGGTTTTAAGAGAAAGCAAACGGTTTTCTGAGACTATTTTAAAAACCTACCACGATAGTGATCATCCTATAGGGTTTACAGAAGGGGCATATTTAAAGTGTGGGTATTACCGGTTTATAGGTTAG